TTTGTCTTATCACCTGTATGAAAAGgaatgcaatatttttttttaaatgttgccAATATGAAGATCTATCTCAATATACCGAAACCATAATCCATTTTCACTTATTTCGTTATCTCTTTAGTGCTAGTAAATAGTCGAAACGTGATAAGCATCTCATGCTCTGTACATATACATTGATTCGATATTAGCATGTTATAACGTACGCATTGCATgtataactacatgtaattaACGCTTTATATCGAAATGCAACTATTGGAACTTCAGATGGAGGACTTTTCAAAGCATATTACGGTCATATGTATTTCATAACAAGGTCATCTGGTCTTGACAACACGTTGCATATTACGGTAATCTCGGATATATTTTTCTAGCGTCTTTTGCGctaaaagtatacactttcagtGTAAACCGATATGATTTTCAGATACAGCAGGTTAAACTCTTCCTTCGAAGAGCGATCGAAAACTTTCAACGTCATCTTAAACCATCAAAATCAGCCAAAAACCGAAATTTACAGATTTCGCCGGCCTCCATCTTTGATGACCGTCAATTATATATTACGGTCACCAGTGTGTGCAGtggttttgagagactgcggtatattccgGTTCAGATGACCTAATATGCATTGAATCTGAAGTTATATGTGTATAAACGTCAACGGAACGTGATCCACAGTGAAATATTCTCatatcctacatgtatattaatccGATCCTCCAACCGGCTGTGAAGGCTGAACgttataaataacaaatgttattttgttcATTCCAGCGCATTATTATGTAACGTACCTGGAATGTTCATCCTCATCACGCTTTGTTCATTGGTGGGCGTGGTTTTATATGCAAATTATGCTACATGCGATCCACTGAAAAACAAGGACATTGCAAACGCCAATCAGGTAATTTTTTCCCGTATATTTTTGGTAACGACACTATTTCtcttacaaaataaacattctcttttattgttttaagatgtttgaattttatttctttcttttttaatttgattttgtattGGTTTATCTATTGGTTGGTTAAATGAGTTTAACGTCCGAATGCCAACACATGCTATCCAATCACATTTTGTGTTGACAAACCGGTCATTCCTATTTCTTTACGCTTAACGCTTAGCAGGATTAAGAACTTCCACTTAGTATCACTAAGACTAAATAGTACATTTCGGTAAGGGAACAAAACTAACCTTATGCACAGAACGAAGTTAATTAGAGATACGGTGAAGTACGATATCGTTTTATTCAATCTTTGTTTCTTATTCCCTTGCTAGACTATTAATAAATTCTTATACACCTTTTTAACAGTGACACGGACACAATAAGCATTTGATGACAACGCTTTCGCGCATGTTTTCTATCTCTCTCTTCCTTTCTCTTCACCACcagttttatataatacaacGCGTCCACACATGGTTCCTCTCTGTCACTATAATttaaacgtacttattttagcgCAAATgcgaaaaaaaatgaaaaatattattcaTGAGAGTGGATATAATTAGCACTATTCGGTGGTTCGATACCAGAAATACTCTTATACAAAGTTTAGCTTTCTGCATGAATTATCACTTCAAACACGGTTCGAAAAGCACTTTAAAAAGCTAGCGTTTCCGCACATGTGTTCTGTATATGTTTAACCTTTTTGTTCaataatatattgtacatgctAGTGATAAATTATGAATACCCGTTGTGTTTCAGCTATTACCTTATTTCGTGATGGAGATATTTGCCGATCTTCCTGGCCTAGCTGGTCTGTTTGTTGCTTGTATATTTAGCGGCGCTCTTAGGTAGGGGACGTTTTTCATCTTGTCTATAATAATATTCAGTGCATTTAAGGACGGCATCACATGTGTGCAATATGCTGCAGCGTATGAATGTctgtattttgggaggctgcggtgtaTTCATGCTGTCTTCCTTTGTCATAGTGGCTTGTCTGTGCACAAGGATTTGATTCTAGTCATATTGTATACATCTATTTATAATACTTTGCCAAGGCCTATGACTCTGACGAGCATATCACATTACTCAATCTCAGTAAAACAATACGATTCATTACAGACTGAATAATACATGATAATggaaatactctcaatcgacaacTTCATAATGTTAATTGATCAATGAatttttgattgattaattaatttaagAAATATGTGCCGAgaaaacatgtatacacaaaCTGACATGTTTTATGGGTCCATGAGGCAAATGGGTGATATATAAAAGACTCTTTGAATGTGTCTCAATTATTAATGTTCACAAATCATATACCACATCATtagaaacatgtttgttttagtTCCGTGTCTTCTATGCTCAATTCATTGGCGGCAGTAACATGGGAGGACTTCCTAAAACCAAGGATGTCGACAGTTGATGAGACAACAGCTACGAGAATCACAAAGGCTCTCGGTAAAATAAATTTGACTACTCTCCATTATGATGCCCATTCCCCATGATCTATTTCATTCCGATATGTCAGAGTTAATTCCCTTTGTCAATACCAGAGTAAATATAGCAAAATGTTTCCtattttatttatagataaCAGCTCCAGTCCGCGCTTACCTCTCTTTCAGTAAAGTAACGGTGTCCATTTGCCTTAcagaattttaacattttatttcatcacgCAAGGCATTTCTGCAAAACAAATAATTAGAGGAAATGAGCTAATGTCGAGCAATGATTGTGTAAAAGTATTCACAAGTAATTCATAATGCTGACAATCTCAATCACAGTATTCATGTAATTTATCTGTTTATGGAAAATTATGGCCTTGTAAAAGTATTCACAAGTAATTCATGATGCTGACAATCTCAGTATTCATGTAATGTATCGTATAACTGTTTTTTATGATatcaatttgttatttttcttgcTTTTTACTTCTCCTTTTCAGCAGACATTATAGTTTCAATATTCGATTCTTACAGCCTAATGTAATTATCTACTAGGCTATTAAAACAACATTACTAGTTTTAAATGTGATATTAAATGAAACCAAAACATTCTGGAAAGCAGAAAGCGTTAGTGATGTAACTATCCTCATATACTCTtgcttatcttttctttctcatTCTGTTTGTCTTACAGCTGTGGTATTTGGTTGTTTGGGAGTAGGGATGGCCTTTGTTGTGGAACAAATGGGAGGAACGGTACTTCAGGTATGAATTTGTTTTTCACGCAGAATAGCCATTATATAACAACGCATTAGCTTATCTGTCCGTCTGAGCGTCTGTTCGTAGACAATAATATCTTTACAACTCTAAACTACAGGGTCAATTTCAACGGAACTTGGCAACAAGTGTTTCCCTTGAAATTTTGTTAACATGGTAACCAAACATTTAATTCACACGGTTTTTGACGGCTAATAAGTCATTACTTTTTTgatcatttttgtttaattttttgtcAACGTATGTAACATGTCATTGTCTATAATTTGACGGATCACATAATTCAaaaaccattatcattgtggaCAAAAAATGGAGGTaaatttggttgccatggtctCCGATAAGTGGTACCAGGGGTATAAGTTAGCCATTTGCTTAAAGTTTTAGTTTTTATaccaatatatacattaaaactacagcttattttgtaaaatatcatcGTTCTTGAAAAGTAAAACAGTCGTATGGACGGTTGAATGTTTGCTTGGTAACCTCGTCCATGTCCTGCAGACAATATTTGCTTTTAGATGAAACCTCAAATATTTAGAAATACGATGccaatttattaattttgaaaagttAAGGTTTGTGTCTATTTTGTAGGCGTCCTTGACATTCAACGGCGCCATAGGAGCTCCTTTAGTTGGCGTTTTCATTCTCGGCGCATGCTTTACACGAGCAAATTGGATTGTGAGTTTGGTTTGAATAGGTATTCATACATATTCCTACTTTTCCCAAGCGAAAACCAGGaagatattatatttttgtttggcAAATAAAGAAAGCTTTTGATGTTCAtcgttttaacattttaacaataCCTTTCGCTTTGTTAGATCATAGATCTGATCGACTACAAGATATGCATATACGTCAGCTCTTAATGACAATAATTCATCCTTCAGGAAGACGACCTGAAAGGGATATGTTGATCTGAAATCGATGATCCacttaatttgttttctttacatCTTTAAAGGGTGCGTTGGTCGGCGGAACAATTGGATTTGTATTCCCAATATGGCTTGGAATCGGAAAGTATGTAAGACATCCACAGGATTTTAAACTTGCAACAAGCGTCACTAATTGTTCCATAGAAAACCAGACATGGGCGACAACGTTTCCAAACAGCACATTCAGAAGCCAATCAACGCTTCCACCAGCTACAATAACCTCTCCAGAATCAGTGACTTTCAACACAAGTTCTCTCGTACCAACAGAGTTGTACGTAATATTAGGTAGTGGAAATATTCAAGTATTGTCACGACCAAGTTTTCGAGTAGTTATTTGAGTATCCTGGTGCATGATGGACTCCATCGTCGGACACCCACCGATGGTTGCACTAAGTGGGCAAACTCCGCGTAAATTCtcgtaaaatatgtaaattcaCAAACTAGGATTGATCAATTGAAATACCTGATATTTTATTAGGATCTCTCAAGTTTATTCGATTACTCTGATAAACGAAAATGGCGACGCCCATAAAACATTGGACTTTTGTATGAAGATCGTTAGTGAtaagaactactcaaatcgctcgtACAGTAGTGTGTAAGTGATGTTCTTATCTAAACCTAATTTCTTCAACTCTTCATTGATTTTGTAATGCCTTTGCTTGACATTGGCTATGATATGGGTATAGCATATAAATTATATCTGCTTAATTGTATTGCTATACGATTTTAAAATTCCAgtggtatcaattaaaatacttcacAGTCGCGGatatttgtcaaaatgtttaataCCTTTCAATCTGCCTTAATTACAAAtcttaatacatatatatgtacatgtactcattcCATTTCGTTGAGATTATAAAACATCACATTTGCGGTCTTGTTCTAATGATCTTTTGGATGATTTATCAATCAAGTACATGGATCATCTGCCAAAATCATGACATCTCGACTAAAGAGTACAACATCGGTTTAGATTATcacattaacgtcctataaacagccaggtgATGTATATGGATGATGAGATATCTATTTCGTTTAATGTAGCTAGACGAAACATGTATTTGAACTTATAatacttaagcattgatgtcactattttttaattttatcgaggtatgaaaaaaaaatttgtttgcaaactgtgtgaatcctcggattctcacaaaagtttgcaaacaatttttttttcataacccgataaaattaaaaaatagtgacatcaatacttataattaattttatactctatttgataaaatgaagtatgtttaaatgtaacgttatagtggtttttcaagggattcttttttccgaatcaatacgcaacgtcaatgtctctattgtgacgtcacgaaaacgtcggggtttcgcgccattctcggatttttttttcatagtggtatgcaaaaaaaatattggccaatcagaaagccagatttggtatgaaaacaaagaaaaattaattataggaCCATAAAGGTCAACAGAACTGGACCCTTCGTGTGATGTTGTTAGATCGTCTTTGAAACGGAGAGATAATATCTGTATATTAATAATATGCATTCCTTTAGGACTGGTTTAGACAAGCTTTACGGAGTGTCCTATCTCTGGTTCAGTGCTATAGGTATTCTAACGGTGGTGGTCATTGGCCTGCTTGTCAGCTGGATTACCGGTAATTAATGTCATTAAAAATTCAGTTAATGATGCTCCATCACTGACAGAGAATAACCGATACCCATTATTTGagcaataactgatgtttaatcgtgtatattatatgtgtctaattaacacaaaaatatctaTAACATGTGTTCTtgtttgtacatttgtacagtATTATCGTTTATATATAACGAAAAACGCCAAGtttgatagatatatattgCTTTTTATATTCCTTATCAAACTTACTAACCTCAGACATGTGTAAAATGTGTAAATCATACTTCATTTTTAAGGTAAAGGAGAAGATGAAGTAGATGACAACCTTCAGCTTCACTTTTGGAAACGACTATATGGAGTAATTTCATCTCGCTCTGATCGGAAGTCAGGGGAAAATGTGAGTGTCAGTAAAATCGCTCAAATGCCAACATTGAGTGTATAtattattccatctttgcatattgcagttAGTAATTGTAGGTAGGTACCcattattacgtcattattttgtggacACAATtgacgtcgttttctccgaaattTAAACATTAAGCTAGCAAgctcatgacgtcacaattaataccttaAGACACgaggcagataactttgtaatttgCAAATATGGAATACCCAGataataaatcaattaattgCTTATCTTTTTTTCAGAATGAAATCGAAGATGACAATAAATCGCAAAACAGCTACACAAGAGTGGAGGACATTACAACATCATTATAACTGTTATTAAATGTAGTTTATGCGTTCTGAtcgcaggtagggcgttagaattgtacctgctgcccctattgcatgatcgtaaaaggcgacaaaatttaggatattatcttttctcttcttcctaactgactttatctttcctaatgccacccttggcaccgcctcacttttacccttgagttgaacgttcgcacttgtgaggaaggcttttggttctatcccctggccgagacacaccaaagtctataacagtggtagtttctgcttctgcttagcgttcagcatacagggagtggggcgactggttcactcgttgtcagtataatgtgaccgggtggggtgtgtttgcttggtgtcttcggcggcatgcttcagtgatatagcgctataaaaagcaacagttccacaatacaagaagacacaatatgaatacaccgcagtctcccaaaacacgcacctcgcacaacatacacgtaacacaccacatacatgaccatcgctgttaataggatgttatttaatcaaacaaacaaacaaacaaacaaatctaatGAACACGTTTTATTACTTGAAATAAAAGATTtccaatatacagtatattggtATGCTCCTTTGTTAATGCGCATAACATGAAgtgaattttcaaataaataaaattagatTTGATTTACAACAAGCTGTTGTTTATAGTGACGGTTTAAGTAATGCCTTTTCCAATGTGATTtctgtacatgtagtactgtTCACTCCTACCATAGGTTATAGTTTTGCacttttgtaaattttattcGGAAGGAGGGAATTATCCATAATACTTCGGAAACAATTCATATACCGcgaaatggaaatatatttgGCACctgaataatatataaaaaacagaTGAGTATTGAATTGAAAAATAACTTGACAAATGGCGATAAGGAATCGAGCTTTGAGTATCTCTAGCTTCAATTTCAACACTAAATGAATAtgcattgtttttaaaaatgcaatttgaaatcaatttttttGTCGGAATAgataacgtcatattaacagcctcTATTATGCAAGGATGACACACATGTATGCGATGTGCAGCCTTTTTATAGTGtatcgtcctactccctgtatgctgaacgctaaatAAGAGTAGAAACTAATTTAGACTTTGTTGtttctcggtcaggggacagaactcagagcctGCCTCACAGGGGAGAGCGCTCTACAGAAGGCTAAATGAAACGTTAAGATTCTTAATCTAGTCGCCTATTTTGCGAGCATGTAATAGGGGCAAccggtacaattctaacgccctacctggaGGGCGACTTTTAGAATTAAAGTGATAAAAAGTTTTCTTCCAAGGAATATAACTCACTGgttatataatatgattttatctttttagTAATCCCGAGTGCCATACTCTATCAAAGgccaatctaattaaaaaaaagatccTTACAACTACTCCGTTAAAtagtagtgataataaggatctgtattttaatcagattggtgttttgggagactgtggtatattcgtgttgtaccGAGCAGTCGATGAGAGTGGCAGGGATTGTATAGGGCTCGGAACCGTTGACCAGGTTAGGGCGTGATTAACTGTCTATTTCTCCTTGATACTGGTTAAGTAATAGATTTTTACAAGAACGAATCTGAACGATAggttttttatgaattttcattgCTGACACTCGCTACCTGGAAATTCATTGAAATATAATTGGGATAATTATCATCATCTAAGTATGTAAGTACAGTGTATTCTTTGATGTAAATCTAGTTGAAATTATATTGTAGTCAATATTACGCGAATGAACTTTGTGGTCTGTTGTTGACCATGTGTATTACGAACTCGTACTCTATTTATctctataaaaaatatctaattaataAATTCTAATCTACTGTATATTTcgcatttgtttttttatattagtCAGTGGtatcttaaatatatatttataaggcCTTGGTAGCATTGTTTCCAATGTTGAAGACATTGATACTCCGTGTATCAGGATCATACCagttacatacattatatagagGTCTGTTACTAGGATGTGTTCCAGTGATGCTTTGTTACCGTGTTTGAGTGTTTCTGTGTTGTGTTCCCGTAATGGTGTGTTCCAATGTTGCCAAAGTGTCATGTAATGAAGGCCTGCCATGCATGCCGTGTGTATcatgtatgtagtgcgaggtgagtgttttggaagactgtggtatgttcgtgttgtgtcttctcgtatagtggaactcttgcccttttaaAGGTGCTATATAAtggaagcatgccgccgaagacacaaagaaACACACCCCGTTCTTCACATTATACCGACCACAAGCGAACAAGTCGccctaatacatgtatgatgaatgctaagcaggagcagaaactttcacttttatagactttggtgtgtctttggggacagaacccatagctttcctcacagaggcgagcgctcaacagaaggtcaaatgtgaggcggtgtcaagagagacATTATGAAGAATAAATTCAGTAAGGTtgagagaaaagataagaacctaagtttagtcgccttttacgaacatgcaatagggacagcaggtacaattctaacgccctacctgcaggaaaCAAGTTTGATCACTAAGACAGTGGATGTCAACCAGTTGGATCTAAGTACAGAATGCAAGACGCTTGTGATCTGAAGAGGTACATTGACCATGGCAGATTGCATCGTTGGTGTTATCAGAGCTTCACaacgaaaataaaaacatttgacgACATGAACAAGTCAGTAACCACTGCAATCAACAATTTGGTCCAGTATAAGCAACAATATATTGCTTACTATCTGTATGTAAAGTCTAAAAGCCAGGATTTGCTGTTGGACCCGAATGAACTGGTGACTTAACCATCGACTCCTGTTCCCTTCAGCATTGGAACAACTGATAGATTTCTGGCAAAGACAGACCAATCTCCAAGTGTTTGACCAAAGACTGTGAGGTTTCTCTAGTTCCAGAGCCCGATCCTAAACTTGTGTTATAACGTATATGAAGAAAACGGAAATGTCGCCTTGTAGTTAAGCTAGATTGGAAGCAAGAGTTTTGTCAAGTTGTCAACGAGAgcagtttgtttgattaattaacgtcctattaacagctatggtcatgtaaggacggcctcccatgtatgcggtgtgttgcgtgtatgttgtgcgaggtgcgtgttttgggagactgcggtatattcatgttgtgtcttcttgtatagtggaactgttgcccttttatagtgctatatcactgaagcatgccgccgaagacaccaagcaacacaccccacctggtcacattatacaacgggtcaaccagtcgtcccactccctgtatgctgagcgctaagcaggagtagaaactaccgtttttaaagactttggtgtgtctcggctaggggacagaacccagagccttcctcacatgggcgaacgctcaactcaaggccaaaagtgaggcggtgccaagggaggcattaggaaagataaagtcagttaggaagagaaaagataagatcctaaatttagtcgccttttacgatcatgcaataggggcagcagggcatgcttcagtgatatagcactataaaaagggcaacagttccactatacaagaagacacaacacgaacataccgcagtctcccagtctcacctcgcacaacatacacgcaacacactgcatacatgggaggccgtccttacatgaccgtagctgttaataggacgttaataaatcaaacaaacaaacaaaaaaatcttaTCGTCctaaaagacgagaattaagaaaccttaaatttcgtcttttgcgaaaagacgaaaataaaCAAGCATTAATTTTCGTCTTTCGGTCAGGTATGGaagccattttgaaatctttttaacttattgacttaattgttcaatatggaagtatcaaagtagtttatgatacaatcgatttattaaattgattgGTAAGTATTACCAGGTTCTttatcaataactaagattagaatTATTAAAACAGGATGAAACATTAATATCTTaatttttgtgttctaatcgccctaTTTAGtaattacgcttatcaaaacattgccgtgtatatgttAGGCACATAATGAACTTAAATTGCTAAACAATGCACTTAtaggagttgcctcccttacacaaatgaaaaaaaaatatcggcgggtaatatttgaaagcgtttgaacaGCGGATCaatttattaatgaaataattatatgaaagacaactaaagacgaCTTTGActttaaaggaaggacttgcaccaagaaattgctcaaatacagttaattatcaCAGTCAGTCTGtaggtttttgtttgtttgtttgattaattaacgtcctattaacagctatggtcatgtaaggacggcctcccatgtatgcggtgtgttgcgtgtatgctgtgcgaggtgcgtgttttgggagactgcggtatgttcatgatgtgtcttcttgtatagttgaactattgccctttttatagtgctatatcactgaagcatgccgccgaagacaccaagcaaggTACAAtttactgtgtattatttgaaaagacattttgactacatatatacatgaactggttttaatcataattatacattataatatcCGTTGTATATGAAAGACTGTTTTTTGGGGGACATGAGCAATATATACTCGTTTAGTAATAATTCAGGATAAAAAATCACATAGAATCTAGGCTAGTAGGTAAACATGTTTGCTATCATGATAGTCAAGGGAGAACCCCGTTATTGAACTTACTTTGTATAAGCAATATCAAATTCGATAATGATAGTATTTCATTTTACCgacaaatattatttaaactTGCATAGGTCTAAATCTAcgttttttattgcattttgcaCCAAGTGACTTGTACTTTAAAATGATAAgcatttaattacaaattatggACCTTTTAAGGTAACATATGTAGTgtcaaaaaaatatgttaatacaAGAACGAAAGTCATAGGACAATGTTTGGGTAATGACATTACAGGTGGAATATAAACTCGatttttctaaaaatggaaatacCGAGTTGATATCctatactgtgaaatcatttattttcgttgggctcaattttcgtggattctataatttttacaatttcgttGGCACTTACATTCGTGGAGAAGACCttacacattaccgttaaaaTACATAGTCGACACTGACACTTGTATTGTTTGATCTCTCAAGTGTGTTAAGCTCTACCACACAACACTGTTACAATCACAATCTAGAGTCGGTACTCATCCAGTGTTTTACAGATGTGTCCAACAAACAATTATCGTGTCACATTGATCGAGTCATGATACTCTCAATCCATTATTTGTTGGTACATATGGATGAAATTCTGAACACAGtctttgtttgaacaatattttccaaCTTTGAACTTGTCATGCTTGTCCCCGAAATAGACCTTATTTAGTGAGGAAATAATCATCCTACAATGTATGAACGCAtaaacttacatgacattggcctatataggtatatatattttcatggggatgtaaattcgttgattttggtcaaaaaacgaaatccacgaaaattaaacccccacgaaaattaatgatttcacagtataaCGAACCCCATCGAAAAGAAAGTGCATGCATATACCtagtctatatacatatatttgaggCATACTGCAATAATAAACGGGTGAAACCGCCTTGTTGTACAGCTTACAATGGATGACATTTTGGAAGAGTTGGGATTGGCTCATCTAAAACAgcgatttgaattgaattcGGCATGCTAACTTATTTTACCAAAGGTATAAATAAAGTCTGATAAATTGTATAGTTTCATTCTTCATTGATTTGGTATACATTTTACGCCTATCGAAAAATGGGACGAAATCTGTATTGTCGTTGTTAGTCCGTGCGGCGCGTAAACATGTTTGCGCCGAGATCTTCTTCAGTTTTCTTCCAGTATTTATCACATTTAGTAGATTTAATCaccattttatatatataatttgtaataacgCG
The DNA window shown above is from Argopecten irradians isolate NY chromosome 8, Ai_NY, whole genome shotgun sequence and carries:
- the LOC138330265 gene encoding sodium-coupled monocarboxylate transporter 1-like, with product MMEKKTFHPADYVVFAAMLVISACIGVFHAVSGGKQSTTREFLMANRQMASLPVALSVLASFFSASTLLGTPAEIYQYGTQYWMSVFGAMMAPLTGALLFGPMFFNLKIVSVFEYLEIRFHSKSVRLFGATLFLLRATLGMGIVLYGPSTALSAVTNFPVWAIILMVGGVCTFYTTLGGMKAVIWTDVFQTIVMLAGMIAVLIQGSSQIGGMNEVWRIAYDNHRIEFFNFDPNPQVRHTFWSLIIGIYFVWLPPYTVDQQMVQRFSSAKSLKDAKFALLCNVPGMFILITLCSLVGVVLYANYATCDPLKNKDIANANQLLPYFVMEIFADLPGLAGLFVACIFSGALSSVSSMLNSLAAVTWEDFLKPRMSTVDETTATRITKALAVVFGCLGVGMAFVVEQMGGTVLQASLTFNGAIGAPLVGVFILGACFTRANWIGALVGGTIGFVFPIWLGIGKYVRHPQDFKLATSVTNCSIENQTWATTFPNSTFRSQSTLPPATITSPESVTFNTSSLVPTELTGLDKLYGVSYLWFSAIGILTVVVIGLLVSWITGKGEDEVDDNLQLHFWKRLYGVISSRSDRKSGENNEIEDDNKSQNSYTRVEDITTSL